The Streptomyces sp. NL15-2K genome contains a region encoding:
- a CDS encoding transposase: MTPEVAGPAECTVDPHDGTITLVLPEPLRHLANAPRGRYMLSCAVTFHHGREEWLDRVTANRAVRYDIVHDPARARWYLDASWTRDTAPPRTPQEIRASGARLLGVDLNADHLAAAVPDEHGNPVGEPRTVPLDLTGPATTRDGRLRAAITTLITLAHEHGCAAIVIENLGFTDARATGRETMGRGQHGKRFRRTVAGIPTARFRERLRGMAYHQGLTVIAVDPAYTSIWGEKHWKTPLQQQTKTTVTRHHDAAVAIGRRSLEHRIRRRPGVTAPAQRIGRRGATGQTASLPRPRGTTRDRAEPRAHPGQRARPPRAPRPDRAEVTNSCCFPTSKTVREVTRPSPARFTAN; encoded by the coding sequence GTGACGCCCGAGGTCGCCGGGCCGGCCGAGTGCACCGTCGACCCGCACGACGGCACTATCACCCTCGTACTGCCCGAACCGCTGCGGCATCTGGCCAACGCCCCCCGTGGCCGCTACATGCTCTCCTGCGCCGTCACCTTCCACCACGGCCGCGAGGAGTGGCTCGACCGCGTCACCGCCAACCGGGCCGTGCGCTACGACATCGTTCACGACCCCGCCCGCGCCCGCTGGTACCTCGACGCCTCCTGGACCCGCGACACTGCCCCGCCGCGCACCCCACAAGAGATCCGCGCGTCGGGCGCCCGCCTGCTCGGCGTCGACCTCAACGCCGACCACCTCGCCGCCGCCGTCCCCGACGAGCACGGCAACCCGGTCGGCGAACCGCGCACCGTCCCGCTCGACCTGACCGGCCCCGCCACCACCCGGGACGGCCGCCTCCGCGCAGCCATCACCACCCTGATCACCCTCGCCCACGAGCACGGCTGCGCCGCGATCGTGATCGAGAACCTCGGCTTCACCGACGCCCGCGCCACCGGCCGCGAGACCATGGGTCGCGGACAGCACGGCAAACGCTTCCGCCGCACGGTCGCAGGCATCCCCACCGCACGCTTCCGCGAACGGCTGCGCGGCATGGCCTACCACCAGGGCCTGACCGTCATCGCCGTCGACCCCGCCTACACCAGTATCTGGGGCGAGAAACACTGGAAGACCCCGCTCCAGCAGCAGACCAAGACCACCGTCACCCGGCACCACGATGCCGCCGTGGCGATCGGCAGGCGCAGCCTGGAACACAGGATCCGGCGTCGGCCAGGTGTGACCGCACCCGCCCAGAGGATCGGGCGGCGGGGAGCTACCGGCCAGACCGCATCCCTCCCCAGACCGCGCGGAACCACGAGAGACCGCGCGGAACCACGAGCCCACCCAGGACAGCGGGCACGCCCACCCAGGGCGCCAAGACCCGACCGCGCCGAGGTGACCAACTCGTGCTGTTTCCCGACCTCGAAGACCGTTCGCGAGGTCACCAGGCCCTCACCGGCCCGGTTCACGGCGAATTGA
- a CDS encoding glycosyltransferase, producing MSKSVVLAREPADATPPGTTGPESGSARLVEVVIPVHNEERVLERSVRRVHAYLAEGLPYRFRITIADNASTDGTWQVATALERRLAHVRAVHLDLKGRGRALRHVWSRSDADVVSYMDVDLSTGLDAFLPLVAPLMSGHSDLAIGSRLHRGSMVVRGPKREFVSRTYNTLLHVTMAARFSDAQCGFKAGRTDVVKALLAGVEDEAWFFDTELLLLAERSGLRVHEVPVDWVDDPDSRVDIVRTAVDDLRGMVRVLRRTLSGPAEVPVPPRKRPRITTGVRGQLSSFAVIGVCCTLAYLLLYLLLRQLTPPLAANALALLVTAVANTAANRRWTFGLTGPRDALRHQVEGGLAFVIGLVLSTATLALVRSAVPHASRSAELLALVGANVLASAARFLLMRVWVFNPRRTDRQLHGTPVPPEEHWND from the coding sequence ATGAGCAAATCGGTCGTACTGGCGAGAGAGCCCGCCGACGCGACACCACCCGGCACGACCGGCCCCGAATCGGGCTCCGCACGACTCGTGGAAGTCGTGATCCCGGTCCACAACGAGGAACGGGTCCTGGAGCGGAGCGTCCGCAGAGTCCACGCCTACCTCGCCGAGGGCCTGCCGTACCGGTTCCGGATCACCATCGCGGACAACGCCAGCACGGACGGAACGTGGCAGGTCGCCACCGCCCTGGAACGGCGGCTCGCACACGTTCGGGCGGTGCACCTGGACCTCAAGGGCCGGGGCCGGGCCCTGCGCCATGTCTGGAGCCGCAGTGACGCCGACGTGGTCAGCTACATGGACGTGGACCTGTCCACCGGCCTTGACGCGTTCCTGCCGCTGGTCGCCCCACTGATGTCCGGTCACAGTGACCTGGCCATCGGCAGCCGTCTGCACCGCGGCTCGATGGTGGTACGCGGCCCCAAGCGGGAGTTCGTCTCGCGGACGTACAACACGCTGCTGCACGTCACGATGGCCGCCCGTTTCTCCGACGCGCAGTGCGGCTTCAAGGCGGGCCGCACCGACGTGGTCAAGGCGCTGCTGGCCGGTGTCGAGGACGAGGCGTGGTTCTTCGACACCGAGCTCCTGCTGCTCGCCGAGCGCAGCGGGTTGCGGGTCCATGAGGTGCCGGTGGACTGGGTGGACGACCCCGACAGCCGGGTCGACATCGTCCGGACCGCGGTGGACGACCTGCGGGGGATGGTCCGAGTACTGCGCCGGACGCTGTCCGGGCCGGCCGAGGTGCCGGTGCCACCGCGGAAGCGGCCCCGTATCACCACCGGGGTGCGCGGGCAGTTGTCCAGCTTCGCGGTGATCGGCGTCTGCTGCACCCTCGCCTACCTGCTGCTGTACCTGCTGCTGAGGCAGTTGACGCCCCCGCTGGCCGCCAACGCGCTGGCGCTGCTGGTCACCGCTGTCGCCAACACGGCCGCCAACCGCCGCTGGACCTTCGGCCTGACCGGCCCGCGTGACGCGCTGCGCCACCAGGTCGAGGGCGGGCTCGCCTTCGTCATCGGCCTGGTGCTCAGTACGGCGACCCTGGCCCTGGTGCGGTCGGCCGTGCCGCACGCCTCCCGATCGGCCGAACTCCTGGCGCTGGTCGGCGCGAACGTACTGGCCAGCGCGGCGAGGTTCCTTCTGATGAGGGTGTGGGTGTTCAACCCACGCCGCACCGACCGGCAGTTGCACGGCACGCCGGTGCCGCCCGAGGAGCACTGGAATGACTGA
- a CDS encoding glycosyltransferase family 39 protein: MTDGTYAPQPGVLNRPARAPRAGTGRSRLGRLLLGAPDAPRWARPALWAVLVTAAALYAYGLGANGDANSYYAAAVLSGTKSWTSFFFGSLDTGNFITVDKPPVALWLMGLSCRVFGFGTWQMLLPMAASGVASVAVLYSAVRRVFGYSAATVAALVMALTPITVAITRDNNPDPVLVLLCVCAAWFLLEAVRGGRLLPLVWSAVLVGFAFNTKMLQAYIVLPAFFVTYLFAAPGGVARRTRNMLAAGVALVVSSGWWMVTVDSVPAADRPFIGSSTENSVWDLATGYNGLARILGKDGGRADTARHAGGRTAEVAHQFAQAAAGRTGAGGRGGFGGSTGISRLFSEQLGGQISWLLPFAAVALISALVLRGRRPRGDLRRAALMLWGVWMLTHFVTFSYASGTFHPYYTTMLTPSVAASTGAGGSALLRAARRGAVVWAGVLAAAVLGSAAWAVVLLRRTPDFASWLWPLIAVAAVVAVVALLVGTARERRAAQPPRRGRLLLVGASTALVALLAGPAAYAADTVTAGAIQGSNPMGGPASRTGGGFGGRSDLQPVAGDFGGRSGFRPPVARGQYGRGAQGGFVRFGGGGDLGRADRADRAGVGGTGEPFLGGMGFGGGRGGMISAQLIGYLEQRQDGAKWLVATQNATSAAQIILATGGKAALAMGGFTGSDPAMTLTKFQQYVSAGRLRYVLAGGGGFSGAFGSGRSGGISPVMSYVQAHCSAVPASAYGGAAASATSPERRGGTAAPQTLYDCSGE; this comes from the coding sequence ATGACTGACGGAACATACGCACCGCAGCCCGGGGTACTCAACCGTCCGGCCCGGGCCCCGCGAGCGGGCACCGGCCGCTCCCGGCTCGGGCGGCTGCTGCTGGGCGCGCCGGACGCCCCCCGGTGGGCCCGGCCGGCGCTGTGGGCCGTGCTGGTGACGGCCGCCGCGCTCTACGCGTACGGGCTGGGCGCGAACGGCGACGCCAACAGCTATTACGCGGCGGCCGTACTGTCCGGCACCAAGAGCTGGACCTCCTTCTTCTTCGGCTCCCTCGACACCGGCAACTTCATCACCGTGGACAAGCCCCCGGTGGCGCTGTGGCTGATGGGACTCTCCTGCCGGGTGTTCGGGTTCGGTACGTGGCAGATGCTGCTGCCGATGGCCGCCTCCGGGGTGGCCTCGGTCGCGGTGCTGTACAGCGCGGTCCGGCGGGTCTTCGGGTACTCGGCGGCCACGGTCGCGGCCCTGGTCATGGCGCTTACGCCGATCACGGTGGCGATCACCCGGGACAACAACCCCGACCCCGTGCTGGTGCTGCTCTGTGTCTGCGCGGCCTGGTTCCTGCTGGAGGCCGTGCGCGGCGGCAGGCTGCTGCCGCTGGTCTGGTCGGCCGTGCTGGTCGGTTTCGCCTTCAACACCAAGATGCTCCAGGCGTACATCGTGCTGCCCGCCTTCTTCGTGACGTACCTGTTCGCCGCGCCCGGTGGCGTCGCGCGGCGGACCAGGAACATGCTGGCCGCCGGTGTCGCGCTGGTGGTGTCCAGCGGATGGTGGATGGTGACCGTGGACTCCGTCCCGGCGGCCGACCGGCCCTTCATCGGCAGCAGCACCGAGAACTCGGTCTGGGACCTGGCCACCGGCTACAACGGCCTGGCCCGCATACTCGGCAAGGACGGCGGCCGCGCTGACACGGCCCGGCACGCCGGCGGCAGGACGGCCGAGGTCGCACACCAGTTCGCCCAGGCCGCCGCCGGGCGGACCGGCGCAGGGGGCCGGGGCGGCTTCGGCGGGTCCACCGGCATCAGCCGGCTGTTCAGCGAACAACTCGGCGGGCAGATCTCCTGGCTGCTGCCCTTCGCGGCGGTGGCACTGATCAGTGCCCTGGTGCTGCGCGGACGTCGGCCCCGTGGCGACCTGCGCCGCGCCGCGCTGATGCTGTGGGGCGTGTGGATGCTCACCCACTTCGTCACCTTCAGCTACGCCTCGGGGACCTTCCACCCCTACTACACGACGATGCTCACCCCTTCGGTCGCCGCTTCGACCGGCGCGGGCGGGTCGGCGCTGCTCCGCGCGGCGCGCCGGGGCGCCGTGGTGTGGGCAGGCGTCCTGGCGGCGGCGGTACTCGGCTCGGCGGCCTGGGCGGTGGTACTGCTGCGCCGCACGCCGGACTTCGCCTCGTGGCTGTGGCCGCTGATCGCGGTGGCCGCAGTGGTCGCGGTGGTCGCGCTGCTGGTGGGCACGGCGCGGGAACGGCGTGCGGCTCAGCCGCCCCGGCGCGGGCGGCTGCTGCTCGTCGGCGCGTCGACGGCGCTGGTCGCGCTGCTCGCAGGCCCGGCGGCCTACGCGGCCGACACCGTCACGGCGGGAGCGATCCAGGGCAGCAATCCGATGGGCGGCCCCGCGAGCCGTACCGGCGGCGGCTTCGGCGGCCGCAGCGATCTCCAGCCGGTGGCAGGCGACTTCGGCGGCCGCAGCGGCTTCCGGCCGCCGGTGGCGAGGGGCCAGTACGGGCGCGGCGCTCAGGGCGGGTTCGTCCGCTTCGGGGGCGGTGGCGATCTCGGGCGGGCGGACAGAGCGGACAGAGCAGGTGTAGGGGGCACAGGGGAACCGTTCCTCGGCGGCATGGGCTTCGGCGGTGGACGGGGCGGCATGATCAGTGCCCAGCTGATCGGCTACCTCGAACAGCGTCAGGACGGCGCGAAGTGGCTGGTGGCGACCCAGAACGCCACCTCGGCGGCGCAGATCATCCTGGCGACGGGCGGCAAGGCGGCCCTGGCCATGGGCGGCTTCACCGGGAGCGACCCGGCGATGACGCTCACGAAGTTCCAGCAGTACGTCTCGGCAGGTCGGCTGCGCTACGTCCTGGCCGGTGGCGGCGGGTTCAGCGGTGCGTTCGGGAGCGGGCGGAGCGGCGGTATCTCACCGGTCATGTCGTACGTCCAGGCGCACTGCTCGGCGGTGCCGGCCTCCGCGTACGGGGGAGCCGCCGCATCCGCCACCTCCCCGGAGCGCCGGGGCGGTACGGCCGCCCCGCAGACGCTGTATGACTGCTCTGGTGAATGA
- a CDS encoding S53 family peptidase, with product MFKKVHASLGRPRHAAGKTGRRARGITAATTAAVALTVAVAATAAYGAVTDRAETGSHAPQRIGTAPRVPAGATAAGTTASGTTLHIGVHLAPRDPQALADFVTAVSTPGNSLYHHYLAKGRFASVFGPTPATIAQVSQALKAAGLTPGKASPDGLSIPVTTTVAKASDAFDIGFRNVRLKDGTTDYMNTAAPALPANTAASVTGIVGLSDVSSITSHHSAVRQASRTGSVAGRGSRAVAPHAYSPGLCTDFTSSGLTDGTDYYSPGKLAGTYGMSSSATAGAGQTVAVLELENVDAGSIAAYQSCVGTNTSVSTVFVDTAAGAGAPATDGSVGVESALDIEDLIGLVPGASIIDYQGVDAQSATDQNVLDVYQRMVTDDQAQVISTSWGVCEAAELSATASAENAIFAEAAAQGQSVVAASGDDGSSDCYVSTGSTAKAVDDPASQPYVTGVGGTTMTGSGSSATQKAWNNDAGGSGGGISSRWAPVVYQGGVATTAKRAVPDVSALADPYTGYPIYFQDDSVSSSPVPGIVGGTSAAAPTWAAAIVQANAGTACQTNGRVGFLNDALYKAARSSYPTNFWDVTSGTNSVYATGYTAAAGYDEVTGLGSPKEAGLITSLCAAKGTAATGASTFHPLSSPKRLLDTRNGTGWGLSSIPSTKPLVAGGTAPVKIEGAGGIPSSGVTGVVLNLTVTGTTGAGSLIAWADGTSKPSTSNLNWTGAGQTIAASATVNVAGDGVVDLRTSSTTHLIADVQGYYTSDTTGSKYTALTPARLLDTRSKVGISTTSKITNAVVSLKVRGHGGVPTGASSVVLNLTATQTVGSGYLEAYPEGATRPTASNVNWSATGTTIPNLVVVPIGSDGNVSLYVHGTSHVIADVSGYFSTSGSAFNAVTPLRLLDTRQTTALGAGKTLALQISGRDAIPSTGVKAVVLTVTVTGTTGSGYLTAWADGGTRPTASNLNWVQGKTIANQVIVPVGSDGKVDFYASSTTQVLADVAGYIG from the coding sequence ATGTTCAAGAAGGTCCATGCCTCGCTGGGACGTCCCAGACACGCGGCGGGCAAGACCGGCAGACGGGCTCGGGGGATCACGGCGGCAACCACCGCCGCTGTCGCTCTCACCGTCGCCGTCGCCGCCACCGCCGCCTACGGCGCGGTCACCGACAGGGCCGAGACGGGATCGCACGCGCCCCAGCGCATAGGCACGGCCCCCCGCGTCCCGGCCGGCGCGACCGCGGCCGGCACGACCGCTTCGGGAACCACGCTGCACATCGGCGTGCACCTCGCCCCGCGTGACCCGCAGGCGCTGGCCGACTTCGTCACCGCGGTATCCACCCCGGGCAACTCCCTGTACCACCATTACCTGGCCAAGGGGCGGTTCGCCTCGGTCTTCGGCCCGACGCCGGCCACCATCGCCCAGGTCTCCCAGGCGCTGAAGGCGGCCGGCCTCACTCCCGGCAAGGCCAGCCCGGACGGCCTGTCCATCCCGGTCACCACCACCGTCGCAAAGGCGTCCGACGCCTTCGACATCGGCTTCCGGAACGTCCGGCTCAAAGACGGCACCACCGACTACATGAACACCGCGGCCCCCGCACTGCCCGCGAACACAGCGGCGTCGGTGACGGGGATCGTGGGCCTGAGCGACGTCAGCTCCATCACCAGCCACCACTCAGCCGTGCGTCAGGCGAGCAGGACCGGCTCCGTCGCCGGACGCGGCTCGCGCGCCGTGGCCCCGCACGCGTACAGCCCGGGACTCTGCACCGACTTCACCAGCTCGGGCCTCACCGACGGCACCGACTACTACAGCCCCGGCAAGCTGGCCGGCACCTACGGCATGAGCAGCTCCGCCACTGCCGGCGCGGGGCAGACCGTGGCCGTGCTGGAACTGGAGAACGTCGACGCCGGCAGCATCGCCGCGTACCAGTCCTGTGTGGGCACCAACACGTCGGTCTCCACCGTGTTCGTCGATACGGCGGCAGGGGCCGGCGCGCCGGCCACCGACGGATCGGTCGGCGTGGAGTCGGCGCTCGACATCGAGGACCTGATCGGTCTGGTACCGGGCGCGAGCATCATCGACTACCAGGGCGTGGACGCCCAGTCCGCGACCGACCAGAACGTGCTCGACGTCTACCAGCGGATGGTCACCGACGACCAGGCGCAGGTCATCTCGACCAGCTGGGGGGTGTGCGAGGCAGCCGAGCTCAGCGCGACCGCGAGCGCCGAGAACGCCATCTTCGCCGAGGCCGCGGCGCAGGGCCAGAGCGTGGTCGCCGCCTCGGGCGACGACGGATCCAGCGACTGCTACGTCTCGACCGGCTCCACCGCCAAGGCCGTCGACGACCCCGCGAGCCAGCCCTACGTCACCGGCGTCGGCGGCACCACGATGACCGGCTCGGGCAGCAGCGCGACCCAGAAGGCGTGGAACAACGACGCCGGTGGCAGCGGCGGCGGCATCTCCTCGCGCTGGGCTCCCGTCGTCTACCAGGGCGGTGTCGCCACCACCGCCAAGCGTGCCGTTCCGGATGTCTCCGCCCTGGCGGACCCGTACACCGGCTACCCGATCTACTTCCAGGACGACAGCGTCTCCTCCAGCCCCGTCCCCGGCATCGTCGGCGGCACCAGCGCCGCGGCTCCGACGTGGGCCGCCGCCATCGTCCAGGCCAACGCCGGCACGGCCTGCCAGACCAACGGCCGGGTCGGCTTCCTCAACGACGCCCTCTACAAGGCCGCGCGGAGCAGCTACCCGACGAACTTCTGGGACGTCACCAGCGGCACCAACTCCGTATACGCCACCGGCTACACGGCGGCGGCCGGCTACGACGAGGTCACCGGCCTGGGCTCGCCCAAGGAGGCCGGTCTGATCACCTCGCTGTGCGCGGCCAAGGGCACGGCGGCCACCGGTGCTTCCACCTTCCACCCGCTCAGCAGCCCCAAGCGCCTGCTGGACACCCGCAACGGCACCGGTTGGGGGCTCAGCTCCATCCCGTCCACGAAACCCCTGGTCGCGGGCGGCACCGCCCCGGTCAAGATCGAGGGCGCCGGGGGGATCCCCAGCAGCGGCGTGACCGGCGTCGTGCTCAACCTCACGGTCACCGGCACCACCGGCGCGGGTTCGCTGATCGCCTGGGCCGACGGCACCAGCAAGCCGTCGACCAGCAACCTCAACTGGACCGGCGCCGGCCAGACCATCGCGGCCTCGGCGACCGTCAACGTGGCCGGTGACGGCGTCGTGGACCTCCGCACCAGCAGCACCACCCACCTGATCGCCGATGTCCAGGGCTACTACACCAGCGACACCACCGGGTCGAAGTACACGGCGCTCACGCCGGCCCGCCTGCTGGACACCCGCTCCAAGGTCGGCATCTCCACCACCAGCAAGATCACCAACGCGGTGGTCAGCCTCAAGGTCCGCGGCCACGGGGGCGTGCCGACCGGCGCCTCCTCCGTGGTGCTCAACCTGACGGCCACCCAGACCGTCGGCTCGGGCTACCTGGAGGCCTACCCCGAGGGCGCGACCCGCCCGACCGCCTCCAACGTCAACTGGTCGGCCACCGGGACCACCATCCCCAACCTGGTCGTCGTGCCGATCGGCTCCGACGGCAACGTCAGCCTCTACGTCCACGGCACCAGTCATGTGATCGCCGACGTCTCCGGTTACTTCTCCACCAGCGGCTCGGCCTTCAACGCCGTCACCCCGCTGCGCCTGCTGGACACCCGTCAGACGACGGCGCTGGGCGCCGGCAAGACGCTGGCCCTGCAGATCTCGGGCCGCGACGCCATTCCGTCCACCGGCGTCAAGGCCGTGGTGCTGACCGTCACCGTCACCGGCACCACCGGCAGCGGCTACCTCACCGCCTGGGCCGACGGCGGCACCCGTCCGACGGCCTCCAACCTGAACTGGGTACAGGGCAAGACGATCGCCAACCAGGTGATCGTGCCGGTCGGCTCCGACGGCAAGGTCGATTTCTACGCCAGCAGCACCACCCAGGTGCTCGCGGACGTGGCCGGCTACATCGGCTGA
- a CDS encoding GNAT family N-acetyltransferase, with amino-acid sequence MNLTVGSQPVTTERLVLRLFTADDLDDMYAYQRLPEVARFLYRPPRDRTRCAEVIERIGQGTHWKEDGDNLTLAVVRRDAPGVIGEVQVTLASAHAQQAEIGWVFHPDHGGRGYASEASLALRDLAFQQLGVHRLFARIDADNTASERICERLSMRREAHLIENDRDDRGWGSEYIYAILAREVDSAGTD; translated from the coding sequence ATGAATTTAACCGTGGGCTCCCAGCCGGTGACGACGGAACGGCTGGTCCTCCGTCTGTTCACCGCGGATGACCTCGACGATATGTACGCGTATCAACGGCTGCCCGAGGTGGCCAGGTTCCTCTACCGGCCGCCGCGTGATCGCACGCGCTGCGCCGAGGTCATCGAACGGATCGGGCAGGGCACCCACTGGAAGGAGGACGGCGACAATCTCACGCTGGCGGTCGTCCGCCGCGACGCCCCCGGGGTCATCGGCGAGGTTCAGGTCACACTGGCGAGCGCGCACGCCCAGCAGGCCGAGATCGGCTGGGTCTTCCACCCCGACCACGGGGGCCGCGGCTACGCCAGCGAGGCTTCGCTCGCCCTGCGTGACCTGGCCTTTCAACAGCTGGGCGTGCACCGTCTGTTCGCCCGCATCGATGCGGACAACACGGCCTCCGAGCGGATCTGTGAGCGGTTGTCGATGCGTCGTGAGGCGCATCTGATCGAGAACGACCGTGACGACCGGGGCTGGGGCAGCGAGTACATCTACGCGATCCTCGCCCGGGAGGTCGACTCCGCCGGGACCGACTAG
- a CDS encoding bifunctional 3'-5' exonuclease/DNA polymerase, with protein MTDRWALAPAEDGGVEIAPLGRGGLLAGPVRRAADPAEAVRGLPEVTRWVWRSTAETYPRLLAAGVRVERCYDVEDAETLLLGHEGRYGEPRSAAAALARLRGGPVPPDPPQRAAEPGSQSSLFEPQAEHVPLADLVEVYAEQQRRHDATAHPDRMRLLTAAESAGMLVAAEMNRTGLPWSAEVHRRVLHDLLGERYAGGGEPRRLAELADEVSAAFGRRVRPDLPADVVKAFAQAGIKVKSTRRWEIESVDHPAVKPLVEYKKLYRIWVAHGWSWLQDWVRDGRFRPEFLAGGTVTGRWVTNGGGGLQIPKVIRRAVVADPGWRLVVADADQMEPRVLAAISRDPGLMEVAGRESDLYQSVSDRAFSGDRAQAKLAVLGAVYGQTSGDGLKNLAALRRRFPKAVAYVDEAARAGEEGRLVRTWLGRTCPPAAGATEDTAEEAGIPAAEEDAEDRQWIPGYASTNARARGRFARNFVVQGSAADWALLLLAALRRTCADMAAELVFFQHDEVIVHCPEEEAEAVVAAIREAADLAGRLTFGRTPVRFPFTTAVVECYADAK; from the coding sequence ATGACCGACCGGTGGGCTCTCGCTCCGGCCGAGGACGGTGGCGTGGAGATCGCCCCCCTCGGTCGGGGCGGGCTGCTCGCCGGGCCGGTGCGGCGGGCGGCGGATCCCGCCGAGGCCGTGCGCGGCCTGCCGGAGGTCACGCGGTGGGTGTGGCGGTCGACGGCCGAGACGTATCCGCGTCTGCTCGCCGCGGGGGTGCGAGTGGAGCGGTGTTACGACGTCGAGGACGCGGAGACGCTCCTCCTCGGCCACGAGGGGCGGTACGGCGAGCCCCGCTCGGCGGCCGCCGCCCTGGCCCGGCTGCGCGGCGGCCCCGTACCGCCCGACCCGCCCCAGCGTGCCGCCGAGCCCGGCTCGCAGTCATCCCTCTTCGAGCCGCAGGCCGAGCACGTACCACTGGCCGACCTGGTCGAGGTGTACGCCGAGCAGCAGCGCCGCCATGACGCCACCGCGCACCCGGACCGCATGCGGCTGCTGACCGCCGCCGAGTCGGCGGGGATGCTGGTGGCCGCCGAGATGAACCGGACCGGACTGCCGTGGAGCGCCGAGGTGCACCGCCGGGTGCTGCACGACCTGCTCGGCGAGCGGTACGCGGGCGGCGGCGAGCCCCGGCGCCTGGCCGAACTCGCCGACGAGGTGTCCGCCGCCTTCGGCCGGCGCGTGCGCCCCGATCTCCCCGCCGATGTCGTCAAGGCCTTCGCGCAGGCCGGGATCAAGGTCAAGTCGACCCGGCGCTGGGAGATCGAGTCGGTCGACCATCCGGCCGTGAAGCCGCTCGTCGAGTACAAGAAGCTGTACCGGATCTGGGTCGCCCACGGCTGGTCCTGGCTGCAGGACTGGGTGCGCGACGGCCGCTTCCGGCCGGAGTTCCTGGCGGGCGGGACGGTCACGGGCAGATGGGTCACCAATGGCGGCGGTGGCCTCCAGATCCCCAAGGTGATCCGGCGGGCCGTGGTCGCCGACCCCGGCTGGCGGCTGGTGGTCGCCGACGCCGACCAGATGGAGCCGCGCGTGCTCGCGGCGATCTCCCGCGACCCCGGCCTGATGGAGGTCGCGGGCCGCGAGAGCGACCTGTACCAGTCGGTGTCCGACCGCGCCTTCTCCGGCGACCGCGCCCAGGCCAAACTCGCCGTGCTCGGCGCGGTCTACGGCCAGACCTCCGGCGACGGCCTGAAGAACCTCGCCGCGCTCAGACGCCGCTTCCCCAAGGCGGTGGCGTACGTCGACGAGGCGGCCCGCGCGGGCGAGGAGGGGCGGCTCGTGCGGACCTGGCTGGGGCGGACCTGCCCGCCGGCGGCCGGGGCGACTGAGGACACGGCGGAGGAGGCGGGCATCCCCGCCGCCGAGGAGGACGCCGAGGACCGGCAGTGGATCCCCGGGTACGCCTCCACCAACGCCCGCGCCCGGGGCCGGTTCGCCCGCAACTTCGTCGTCCAGGGCAGCGCCGCGGACTGGGCCCTGCTGCTGCTCGCCGCCTTGCGGCGGACCTGCGCGGACATGGCGGCCGAGCTGGTCTTCTTCCAGCACGACGAGGTGATCGTGCACTGTCCCGAGGAGGAGGCGGAGGCGGTCGTGGCGGCGATCCGGGAGGCGGCGGACCTCGCGGGGCGGCTGACGTTCGGTCGGACGCCGGTGCGGTTTCCGTTCACGACGGCGGTGGTGGAGTGTTATGCGGATGCGAAGTGA
- a CDS encoding Clp protease N-terminal domain-containing protein — translation MTNPITTSSIRLDDLIAAIKKVHAEPLDQLEDAVIAADHLGDVADHLIGHFVDQARRSGASWTDIGKSMGVTRQAAQKRFVPKESTDLDPNQGFSRYTPRARNVVMAAHNEAKAARNSETVPAHLLLGLLAEPEGLAAKAIVAQGVSLDAVREAATAALPPAAEEVPELVPYQSDAKKVLELTFREALRLGHNYIGTEHILLALLEFEHGTGPLAGLGIEKAPVEAELAKALEGHLKAQEGQS, via the coding sequence ATGACGAACCCCATCACCACGTCGTCCATACGCCTCGACGACCTCATCGCCGCCATCAAGAAGGTGCACGCCGAGCCCCTCGACCAGCTCGAGGACGCGGTGATCGCCGCCGATCACCTCGGCGACGTGGCCGACCACCTGATCGGCCACTTCGTGGACCAGGCCCGCCGCTCGGGCGCCTCCTGGACGGACATCGGCAAGAGCATGGGCGTCACCCGGCAGGCGGCCCAGAAGCGGTTCGTGCCCAAGGAGTCGACCGACCTCGATCCGAACCAGGGCTTCAGCCGGTACACCCCCCGCGCGCGGAACGTGGTCATGGCCGCGCACAACGAGGCCAAGGCCGCGCGGAACTCCGAGACCGTCCCCGCGCACCTGCTCCTCGGCCTGCTGGCCGAGCCGGAGGGGCTGGCGGCCAAGGCGATCGTCGCGCAGGGCGTCTCCCTGGACGCCGTGCGCGAGGCCGCGACCGCCGCGCTCCCGCCGGCCGCCGAGGAGGTCCCGGAGCTCGTCCCCTACCAGTCCGACGCCAAGAAGGTCCTGGAGCTCACCTTCCGCGAGGCCCTGCGCCTCGGCCACAACTACATCGGCACCGAGCACATCCTGCTGGCCCTGCTGGAGTTCGAGCACGGCACCGGACCGCTGGCGGGCCTCGGCATCGAGAAGGCGCCGGTGGAGGCCGAGCTGGCCAAGGCGCTCGAGGGCCACCTCAAGGCCCAGGAGGGGCAGAGCTGA